Part of the Solwaraspora sp. WMMA2065 genome is shown below.
TCCTGGAGCCGCCTGACGGAATCGAACCGTCGACCTACGCATTACGAGTGCGTCGCTCTGCCGACTGAGCTAAGGCGGCAACGATCAACCAGTGTACGGCACCGGGCGGCGATCACGCCGGGCGGCCGAGAGGCACCGACGGGACGGCCTGGGCCGACCACGGGTGACAGGCGTCGATGACCGACAGTAGGCTCCGGACGTGTGACGGACGAACCGAGCACGCCTGCCCCAGCCGCCGACCCGGCCGGCCCCGGCCCAGCCGGCCCCGGGCCAGCCGGCCCCGGGCCGGTCGATCCGGCCCCACCCGCCGCCGAGCATCACCGGCCCCGGTCGCTGGACCCGAGGGAGCTCGGCTTCACCCCCCGGCCCCCGGTGCCCTGGCTGGCCCCGATGCTGCTGCTCAGCACCGGCCTGCGCACCCTGCTGGCGACGCTGTTCGGCGCCTACCTCGACAAGCGGGAACTGCAGGGCGCGCTCCCCGGCGACGTGCACCACCACGACGCCGTCGACGGGGAGCTGTGGATCGACTACGTGGCCGACCTCGGTGACGGCTTCCCGGCGACCTACTCGCTGGCGTACCTGCTGGCGCAGCCGGAGCTGGACGTCGACGGCGCCGGCCGGCTGCGCCGCGGCGACCTGCTGGTGATGGGCGGCGACCAGGTCTACCCGGCGGCCAGCGGCGAGGCGTACGAGGACCGGAGCAAGGGGCCGTACCAGGCGGCCTTCCCGAAGCCGCCGGTCGGGCAGCCGCGACCCACGCTGTACGCCATCCCCGGCAACCACGACTGGTACGACGGGCTCACCGCGTTCCTGCGGCTGTTCGCCCGTCGGCGCGACGCCACCATCGGCGGCTGGCGGACCGAGCAGAAACGGTCGTACTTCGCCACCCGGCTGCCGAACGACTGGTGGCTGTTCGCCATCGACGAGCAGTTCGGCGCGTACCTGGACGACCCGCAGCTGATCTACTTCGAGAAGGCGGCCGAGCAGCTCAAGCCGGGTGACCGGGTGATCCTGGCCGTGCCGGAACCGACCTGGGTCAAGGCGGTCGGCGACCCGCAGGCCTACGACGCGGTCGACTACTTCCTGCGTACGGTGATCGAGCCGACCGGTGCCCGGGTGCCGCTGATGATCTCCGGCGACCAGCACCACTACGCCCGCTACGCCAACCCGGACCGGCAGCTGATCACCTGTGGCGGCGGCGGCGCCTACCTGTCGGCGACGCACAAGCTGCCCGAGCGGATCACCGTACCGCCGGTCGACACCCTTGCCCGCAACGCCAGCCCGCAACGCGACTACGAGCTGGCCGGCCGCTACCCGGACGCGGCCCGGTCCCGCCGCTACAGCTGGGGGATCTTCCACCGGCTGCCGCGCCGCAACCCGGGCTTCGCCACCCTGCTGGGCACCCTGCAGACGCTGCTGATGCTGGCCGTCGCCGGGGTCATCGTCTCCTGGGCCGACCCCGACAACCAGCGGCTGTTCAGCATCCCGCTGGTCGCGATGGTGGTGCTGACCCTCGCCGCGTCGGTGGTCTTCGCCAAGCCGCCGAGCGCCAGCGGCGCCCGACATTCCCGGCACTGGCTGCTCGGGCTCGGGCACGGTGTCGCGCACATCGCGCTGGCCTGGGTCGGTGCGCTGATCTGGCTGGAGCTACCGTTCGTCGACTGGCCCTGGCCATTGCCGGTGGTCGCCGCCGCAGTCGTCTACGGCCCGGTCGCCGGGCTGGTCGCGAGCCAGCTGACCGCCGGCTACCTGGTGCTGGCCGGCGCATTCGACGTCAACCTCAACGAGCTGTTCGCCGGGCAGGGCATCGAGGACTCGAAGTGCTTCATCCGGATGCGGATCGCCGCCGACGGGTCGCTGACCCTCTACCCGGTGGCCGTCGACCGGGTGTGTCGGCGCTGGCGGGCCGACCCGCAGGCCCCCGCGCACGCCCCGTGGATCGTGCCGGAGCAGCCGCTGGCCACCCGACTGGCCGAGGAACCGATCACCATCCGCTGAACCGACGACGTCCGGTGCGCCGCGAGGTCAGCCGTACGCCTGGTCGTGGGCGCGGCGCGGACCGCAGACGTCGGCCAGGGCGCACCGTTTCACCGCCCCGTCGGCAATCTGCCGTACGGTGACCGACTCGCTCGGCGGATGCCGCGACACCACCTTGGCCGGCCCGTCCGGGGTCTCGACGCGCTGGCCCGAGGTGGGGTAACTGCTGCTGTCCGCGTACAGCGGATGTTCGTACTTGAGGCAGCACATCAGCCGGCCGCAGGCGCCGGAGATGCGCAGCGGGTTGAGCGGCAGATCCTGGTCCTTGGCCATCCGGATGGTCACCGGCTCGAAATCGGTGAGGAAGGTGGCGCAGCACAGGTCCCGGCCGCAGGAGCCGATCCCGCCCTGCACCCGGGCCGAGTCGCGGGCCGACAGCTGCCGCAGCTCCACCCGGCAGTGCAGGGTCGCACCGAGGTCACGCACCAGCGACCGGAAGTCGACCCGGTGCGGTGCGGTGAAGTAGATGGTGGCCCGGGCGCTGTTCAGCGACCCCGGCTCCAGCACATGGTCGACGGCGACCACCTTCATCGGCAGCCCGTGCTCGCGGATCAGCCGCTTCGCCGCGACCTTCGCCTCCGCCTTGCGTTTGCGTTGCACCTCGTCGCGGTGCAGGTCCTGCTCGGTGGCCAGGCCGGCCAGCCGGGGAAAGCCGTCGGTGGGATCGTCGACCCACTGCGGGGCCCAGACGCACTCGGCGACCTCGGCGCCGTCGTCGGTGGGCACCAGCACCTTGTCGCCGACCGCCGGCCGCAGATCACCGGGGTCGAGGTAGAAGAGGCGCCCGTACCGGTTGAAGCTGACCGCGCAGAGCATCCCCATGGCCCTACCCTACGTCGACCTTCCGGCATCGTGAAGGCAGCGGCGCCGTTGCCTGTTCCGGGTCAGTAGCGCAGCCGGATCGTCCCGTCTGATCTGGCACCCGGGCCGGCGACATCGGCAGGCCGGGACCCGCCGGCCGGCGTTAACCGGGGCCGCCACCGCTCCAGCAGGTCCTCGCCCCGCTCGGTGATCTCCAGGATCGCGGTCAGCACCGCCGCCGCGATCGTCGCGGCGGCGTCGGCCGCCACCGACCCTGATGGTCCGACCTGCCCAACCGCGGACCACCCTGGACCGGCGTCGGCGGCGGTCCGTACGGTGACCGCCTCGGCCGAGCCCAGCGCCTCGGCCAGCACTGCGGCCAGCCCGGCCCGGCTCAGCGCCGCCCAGCCGGCGACCGCCTCGGCGTACCCGGCGGTGGCCGTCAACCGCCCGGCCAGGCTGTCCGGGTCGGCAGCGCCACCGCCATCACCACCGCCGGTCAGCCGGGTGGCGAGGGTACGGCGTGCCGCGTCGTACGCCTGGGCCGCCGGTCCGGACCAGTCGAGCCGGCCGGCCAGCACGTCGACCGCTTCGGCGTACCCGTCCAGTTGCGGGCGGAGCGCGGCGCCGGCGGCGGCCAGCGGCTCCGGGCGCACCGCGACGAACGCGGCCACCGCGTCACCGGGCAACGCCCGTACCTGGCGCAGCAGCGGCCAGACCGGATGCCCCGGGGGCGCGCCGTTGCCGACGAGCAGCACGTCCACCCTGGCCAGCAGATCCCGGGCCGGCCCGGCGACCCGGTCCAGCACGTCCATCAGGTGCCCTCCGTCGGCTGCCGACGGCGGGACGTCACGTCAACGTCCCGGTACGCGCCGACCACGGACCGCAACCCGGCTGCGGTGTCAGCGAGCCGCCGGCCGGCGTCGTCCGCTTCAGCCGCCCGCTGCGCCACCGCGTCCCGCCACTGCCGGCCCAGCGCGGCGGTGAGCGAGCCCAACCGGCCGGCCGACGCCGCCTGCGGCCCGCCGTCGGCGGTGCCGGCCAGCCCGCCGACGGCGGCGTCGCGTAGCCCATGGTCGGCGGCGTCGCGCAGCCCGGTCAGCTGGCGCGCTGCGCCGGCCAGCTGGTCGGCGCAGCGCGTCAGCTCGGCGGCGATCAGCTGCACGGTGGTGTCCATGTCAGACCTCCCGCAGCGACGGGTGGGCGCCGAACGTCTCGGCCCACAGTTTCTCGCGCGCCCAGCGGGCGGCGTCGGCGGCCGCCGCCACCGTGGACCGCACCGCGCCGGCCAGTTCGGTGTTGCTCCGGGTGTGCAGTGGACCGAGAATCCGCACGTCGGTCACGGTGCCGGCGGCGTTGACCACGATCTCGACGGACCCGTCCGGCGAGCGCACCGTCACCTCGACGGTGTGCACCGCCTTGTCGAACTCGACCTGCCGGGCCTCGATCTGGCGGTACCGCTCGACCGCGTTCTCGATCCACGCCTCGTCGATCTGCCGTACCACGGGGTCCTCACCATCGTCGGCAAGCGGGCACAGATCGTCTGCACCCTACGTACGGATGGGGCTGCGCTACGGCACCGAACCGTACCGGCAGTGACCTAACCACGCCAGAGGCTGAGCATCATCGCTTCGACGGCGATCCGTGGCTTGACGTTGCCGGTGATCGCTTCTCGGCAGCTCAGCACTGCTTCCAGCCGGCGCAGCGCCGACTCCGCTGTCCACTTTTCGGCAGCTGCGCCGGTGAGCCCGGCGACGTCGGTGTGCACCGGGGCCACCGGGGCCCGCAGCGCGGAAACCAGGACGTCCCGGTAGAAGCCGGCCAGATCGACCAGCGCCCGGTCCAACGCGTCCCGCTGCGCCCGGGTGGCCCGGGACTTCTGCCGCCGTTCCAGCTCCTTGATCTGCCCGGCGGTCCCCCGGGCCGCGCCGGCGGCGCCGCGTCCGGTGCCGCCGGCACCCAGCGCGGTCTGCAGCGCCGTACGCTCCGCCGCGTCGATCTCGGCGACCGCCGCCTCGGCCTCTGCCTCGGCGGCGGCGATCAACGCCGACGCGGCGTCGAAGCAGGCTCCGACCGTGGTGAGCCGGCGCGGCACCGCCAGAACGGCGTCCCGGCGCTCCCGCGCCTGCGGGTCCTGAGCCAGCCGCCGGGCCCGGCCGACGTGCCCCTGCGCGGCCGACGCCGCCCAGACGGCGGTCTCGGCCGGTACGCCGTCCCGCCCGGCCAGCACCTGGGCGACCGCCTCGGCCGGCGGCTGCCGCAGGCTGACCACCCGGCAGCGGGACCGGATGGTGACCGAGATGTCGTCCGGATGGGTGGACGGCGTGCAGAGCAGGAACACCGTCCTGGGCGGCGGTTCCTCGATCGCCTTGAGCAGCGCGTTGCCGGCCGCCTCGGTGAGCCGGTCGGCGTCCTCGATCACCAGTACCTGCCAGCGTCCGCCCGACGGGGTGCTGGCCGCCCGCAGCACCAGCGCGCGCATCTCGCCGACGCTGATCGACAGGCCGTCCGGCACGACGAACCGGACGTCGGCGTGCGTACCGGCCCGGGTGGTGTGGCAGCCGGCGCACCGGCCGCAGCCCTGTCCGTACACACACTGCAGCGCGGCGGCCAGCGCGCGGGCGGCCACCGACCGCCCGGAGCCGGGCGGCCCGGTGAAGATCCAGGCGTGGGTCATCGCTCCGGCCGACAGCGGCGGGTCACCGTCACCGGCGGCGAGCAGTTCGCCGGCTGCCGCTGCGGCCCGGCGCAGGGTCTGCACCGCCTCGTCCTGGCCGACCAGGTCGGCGAAAACGTCGGTGGGCACGGTCGCGGTCGTCATGTCCGCCGCCCCGCTTCGGTGGCGGCCTTCGGCTCGGCGTCGGCTGTCGGCTCGGCGGGCGCCGCTGGGTCGGCCCGGCCGGTCAGCACCTCGACCCGGTCGAGCACCGCGCCGCGTACCTCGTCGACGCCCCGGGTGGCGTCCAGCACCAGGTAGCGTTTCGGGTCGGCGGCGGCCAGGTCGAGGAACGCGTACCGGACCCGTTCGTGGAACGCCAGCGACTCGCTCTCCAACCGGTCGGCGCCGGTCCCGCGCCGCTGCACCCGGTCCAGGCCGGCCAGCGGCTCGATGTCCAGCAGCACGACCAGGTCGGGTTTGAGGCCGCCAGTGGCCCAGGAGGAGAGCCAGGAGACCTCGTCGACCGGCAAGGTCCGTCCGGCACCCTGGTACGCCAGCGACGAGTCGACGTAGCGGTCGCTGACCACCACCGCGCCCCGGGCCAGCGCCGGCCGGACCACGGTCGCCACGTGGTGGGCCCGGTCGGCGGCGTACAGCAGTGCCTCCGCGCGGGGCGACGGCGCGTCCGGTCCGCCGTCGAGCACCAGCCGGCGGATCTTCTCGCCGAGGCCGCTGGCCCCCGGTTCGCGGGTCACCACCACCTCCCGGCCGCGCTCGCGCAGCGCCTGTGCCAACGCCGTCACCTGTGTCGACTTGCCGGCGCCCTCGCCGCCTTCGAAGACGACGAAGACCCCGTTCGCGGTGAACGGCTCCGCCGACGTCAACGGCCGCCCCCGGATCGACCCCCACAGGTCGGCCAGGACCGGAACGCCCGGTTTATCGTCCATCTGGCGGAAGGCGCTGAGCCCGGCGAAGATGCCGAACACCCCGGCGAGCAGCAGCAGCAACCGGGTCGAGGAGAACGAGACGCCCAGGTTGGCGATCTGCAGCTGGCGGGAGCCGCCCACGCCGACCAGCACGCTGCTGACCGAGATGGCCAGCATCAGCACCACCCGGGTGCCGGTCTGCACCACGGCGAAGACCCGGCCCCGGACGTCGTCGGCGATCTCCCCGCCAAGCAGGGTGATCCCGGCCAGGAAGGCCATCCCGGCCGCCGCTCCGACCAGCACCGCGCCGAGGATGGCCATGGACAGATGGATGGACAGAGCGAGGATCAGCACCGAGCCGCTGGCCAGCACGATGCTGAGCCCGAACCAGCGCCGCCGGGACAGGTCGCGCA
Proteins encoded:
- a CDS encoding metallophosphoesterase, yielding MTDEPSTPAPAADPAGPGPAGPGPAGPGPVDPAPPAAEHHRPRSLDPRELGFTPRPPVPWLAPMLLLSTGLRTLLATLFGAYLDKRELQGALPGDVHHHDAVDGELWIDYVADLGDGFPATYSLAYLLAQPELDVDGAGRLRRGDLLVMGGDQVYPAASGEAYEDRSKGPYQAAFPKPPVGQPRPTLYAIPGNHDWYDGLTAFLRLFARRRDATIGGWRTEQKRSYFATRLPNDWWLFAIDEQFGAYLDDPQLIYFEKAAEQLKPGDRVILAVPEPTWVKAVGDPQAYDAVDYFLRTVIEPTGARVPLMISGDQHHYARYANPDRQLITCGGGGAYLSATHKLPERITVPPVDTLARNASPQRDYELAGRYPDAARSRRYSWGIFHRLPRRNPGFATLLGTLQTLLMLAVAGVIVSWADPDNQRLFSIPLVAMVVLTLAASVVFAKPPSASGARHSRHWLLGLGHGVAHIALAWVGALIWLELPFVDWPWPLPVVAAAVVYGPVAGLVASQLTAGYLVLAGAFDVNLNELFAGQGIEDSKCFIRMRIAADGSLTLYPVAVDRVCRRWRADPQAPAHAPWIVPEQPLATRLAEEPITIR
- the ricT gene encoding regulatory iron-sulfur-containing complex subunit RicT — its product is MGMLCAVSFNRYGRLFYLDPGDLRPAVGDKVLVPTDDGAEVAECVWAPQWVDDPTDGFPRLAGLATEQDLHRDEVQRKRKAEAKVAAKRLIREHGLPMKVVAVDHVLEPGSLNSARATIYFTAPHRVDFRSLVRDLGATLHCRVELRQLSARDSARVQGGIGSCGRDLCCATFLTDFEPVTIRMAKDQDLPLNPLRISGACGRLMCCLKYEHPLYADSSSYPTSGQRVETPDGPAKVVSRHPPSESVTVRQIADGAVKRCALADVCGPRRAHDQAYG
- a CDS encoding YbaB/EbfC family nucleoid-associated protein translates to MVRQIDEAWIENAVERYRQIEARQVEFDKAVHTVEVTVRSPDGSVEIVVNAAGTVTDVRILGPLHTRSNTELAGAVRSTVAAAADAARWAREKLWAETFGAHPSLREV
- a CDS encoding DNA polymerase III subunit delta', which codes for MTTATVPTDVFADLVGQDEAVQTLRRAAAAAGELLAAGDGDPPLSAGAMTHAWIFTGPPGSGRSVAARALAAALQCVYGQGCGRCAGCHTTRAGTHADVRFVVPDGLSISVGEMRALVLRAASTPSGGRWQVLVIEDADRLTEAAGNALLKAIEEPPPRTVFLLCTPSTHPDDISVTIRSRCRVVSLRQPPAEAVAQVLAGRDGVPAETAVWAASAAQGHVGRARRLAQDPQARERRDAVLAVPRRLTTVGACFDAASALIAAAEAEAEAAVAEIDAAERTALQTALGAGGTGRGAAGAARGTAGQIKELERRQKSRATRAQRDALDRALVDLAGFYRDVLVSALRAPVAPVHTDVAGLTGAAAEKWTAESALRRLEAVLSCREAITGNVKPRIAVEAMMLSLWRG
- the tmk gene encoding dTMP kinase, giving the protein MLGVASFSDWLGLLATSIFAAGQVSGGAAQGAAFGGVIAVRLLPALVLGPVAGVLADRFDRRYTMVICDLLRFVLFASIPLLPMFGASGALTVAWAAIAIFLIETITLIWIPAKEAAVPNLIPKARLEIANQLTLIATYGLTPVLAAISLAVLDAAVRAATVTDLPSWAEPAQLALFFNAASRLATAIVVFYGIKEISGRAGAAGHADQSLIRQFVEGWRFIGQTPLVRGLVLGIFGAFAGGGIVIGTAKFFTASLSAGDAAFYLLFAAIFVGLGAGIGLGPTVVRDLSRRRWFGLSIVLASGSVLILALSIHLSMAILGAVLVGAAAGMAFLAGITLLGGEIADDVRGRVFAVVQTGTRVVLMLAISVSSVLVGVGGSRQLQIANLGVSFSSTRLLLLLAGVFGIFAGLSAFRQMDDKPGVPVLADLWGSIRGRPLTSAEPFTANGVFVVFEGGEGAGKSTQVTALAQALRERGREVVVTREPGASGLGEKIRRLVLDGGPDAPSPRAEALLYAADRAHHVATVVRPALARGAVVVSDRYVDSSLAYQGAGRTLPVDEVSWLSSWATGGLKPDLVVLLDIEPLAGLDRVQRRGTGADRLESESLAFHERVRYAFLDLAAADPKRYLVLDATRGVDEVRGAVLDRVEVLTGRADPAAPAEPTADAEPKAATEAGRRT